The proteins below are encoded in one region of Mesoplasma melaleucae:
- the secG gene encoding preprotein translocase subunit SecG gives MSSSTAQIMVLVVEIVAMIVSIIMILIGIFQNKNSQSGLSALNGGNDELFSNSKERGLDKTLSNWMMTLGIIFFIVALAVCIITNIYL, from the coding sequence ATGAGTTCATCAACAGCACAAATAATGGTTTTAGTAGTTGAAATAGTAGCAATGATTGTTTCAATTATAATGATTTTAATTGGTATATTTCAAAATAAAAATTCTCAAAGTGGATTAAGTGCACTTAATGGGGGAAACGACGAGTTATTCTCAAATTCAAAAGAACGTGGTTTAGATAAAACCTTATCAAACTGAATGATGACTTTAGGAATAATTTTCTTTATCGTAGCATTAGCAGTATGTATAATAACTAACATTTACCTTTAA
- a CDS encoding ABC transporter permease: MKLRLILKQSWKDYKNKSILYFVFVMFLTIILGLIIGILAFISYAQLNYDQAHQTKYAGQVYIRNNIASERNKDEILEQRAIVDKDGKLKQYIIDNLNPKTVKKINNYFSSADIEIIVNDYIDILGKFFNGNIKTLKNTSKEVISTLSDQYNTNSNLIVDINKDLYWNLPAVSSELMLIYFYDTLKADHQLWFNPIFSDFKDKFNNYLVAYLAPTYRDNVKSDEEYNKHREFHESSASNFHIYEEKKTAEFSEEDQQMIYAGQYLYATPKYLTINNLKVGEKIEVFYNDKSYSMLIKGTMITPYTTAMNYNQGLFTISAKGFAYLSENKKTYDENDLRLNNQRLLFTEEGNNWAKTGHIINEEINKHFKYSKAYGNNNQLLPDRLEVIWSPSFLEDVYWNTYKLLAKILGLVIIGLLILIFIVFYFMCENFLRQQKESFYNLKAMGVNNFVLTLLSSFSAIIPIFISLILSLFVAVPISRMLATSVSTAYSFDWPPILFTWKLLIYIFLIILCIFTIFMFNNFIVLNGKKSKIDKFKESKKPSKFIMMNKKMLTPLPSRTRIGLSFALTNVAKNIYCLIILSLVFTVILFTFQFNVSVNNSANSMISFANPDISIKYQSSSWDLKTIYDEEGNVQEYQHAYDQINKYDDLNKLFVVDNLDKFIDMAIYTSLNANIIETSKNNISNYMISGDYIYKLATSITSEAELKEIINKNVIPRIDNLVIKDVAKKWLTNSDNQTLMWNYYKLFQDKIKSMKASLHQLDIDEKSIFPINVLFGKTVIIPGEKNYWSSGVSFSSISTNNDLANATSVSASRKQHQNSFGSNKLNNFYSESTITKIKLVNGNEVSGLKIQVAQPLANRYRLRVGDTMFMSVNSLKTNEIADVKIPIVISGFMSNDLVTQNVYFEKTDYFRVLKETLKNKILHFNTTNVKEETKNPLSLGPAWTSYIKFLDDTIEKSDTLGSNDNLVLNNSQFSKEDIPVNLRYLTLPKVSNDLVLNKISESQSIKSVENERTDILSYWDNIDGPNDFWKSKNGKYINSLSNDLYNYRLIKEAILLKAAPFQNIMRTLDQALVGIVLSISLVIITLILFENKNTIILFKSLGYKTREINKYLITGYVLSGIVALIFALVANNFMISYLSQTIYDAVGISLVYVLSSSYILYGVILTASFILLILGSIKIYTRRQNPKEVIK; the protein is encoded by the coding sequence ATGAAACTTCGATTAATTTTAAAACAGTCATGAAAAGATTATAAAAATAAAAGTATTCTGTACTTTGTTTTTGTAATGTTTTTAACTATCATTTTAGGTCTTATTATTGGTATTTTGGCGTTCATTTCATATGCACAACTTAATTATGATCAGGCCCATCAAACAAAATATGCTGGTCAAGTATACATAAGAAACAATATTGCAAGTGAAAGAAACAAAGATGAAATTTTAGAACAAAGAGCCATTGTAGATAAAGATGGAAAACTTAAGCAATATATAATTGATAATTTAAATCCTAAAACTGTAAAGAAAATAAATAATTATTTTTCATCAGCAGATATTGAAATAATAGTTAATGATTATATAGATATTTTAGGTAAATTCTTTAATGGAAATATTAAGACATTGAAAAACACCAGTAAAGAAGTTATCAGTACATTATCTGATCAATATAATACAAATAGTAATCTTATAGTAGATATTAATAAAGATCTTTATTGAAATTTGCCAGCCGTTTCAAGCGAATTAATGCTTATATATTTTTATGACACTTTAAAAGCAGATCATCAATTATGATTTAATCCAATTTTCTCAGATTTTAAGGATAAATTCAACAACTACTTAGTTGCTTACCTTGCACCAACTTATAGGGATAATGTAAAAAGTGATGAAGAATATAACAAACATCGAGAATTTCATGAAAGTAGTGCAAGCAATTTCCACATTTATGAGGAGAAGAAGACCGCAGAATTTAGTGAAGAAGACCAACAAATGATATATGCCGGTCAATATCTTTATGCTACGCCAAAATACTTAACAATTAATAATTTAAAAGTTGGAGAGAAAATTGAAGTTTTTTATAATGACAAAAGTTACAGTATGTTAATTAAAGGAACAATGATAACTCCATATACAACAGCAATGAATTATAATCAAGGTCTATTTACTATAAGCGCTAAAGGCTTTGCTTATCTTTCAGAGAATAAAAAAACCTATGATGAAAATGATCTTAGATTAAATAATCAAAGACTTCTTTTTACTGAAGAAGGAAATAATTGAGCAAAAACGGGTCATATAATTAATGAAGAAATAAATAAGCATTTTAAGTATTCAAAAGCTTATGGTAATAATAATCAATTATTGCCAGATAGATTAGAAGTTATTTGAAGTCCTTCATTTTTAGAAGATGTTTATTGAAACACTTATAAATTATTAGCGAAAATATTAGGCCTTGTGATAATTGGTTTATTAATTCTTATTTTTATAGTTTTTTACTTTATGTGTGAAAACTTTTTAAGACAACAAAAAGAATCATTTTACAATTTAAAAGCAATGGGTGTAAATAATTTTGTGCTTACTTTATTATCATCGTTTTCGGCAATAATTCCTATTTTCATTTCATTAATATTATCCTTATTTGTTGCAGTACCGATTAGCCGAATGCTAGCGACTTCAGTTTCAACTGCTTACTCTTTTGATTGACCACCAATTTTATTTACATGAAAGCTGCTAATATATATCTTTTTAATCATTTTATGTATTTTTACTATTTTTATGTTTAATAATTTTATTGTTTTAAATGGTAAAAAATCTAAAATTGATAAGTTTAAAGAAAGTAAAAAACCTTCTAAATTTATAATGATGAACAAAAAAATGCTTACTCCGCTTCCAAGTAGAACAAGAATAGGTTTATCATTTGCTTTAACAAATGTAGCAAAAAATATTTATTGTTTAATTATTCTTTCATTAGTTTTTACAGTGATTCTATTTACATTCCAATTTAACGTTTCAGTAAATAATTCAGCAAACTCAATGATTAGTTTTGCTAATCCTGATATATCGATTAAGTATCAAAGTAGTTCATGGGATTTAAAAACTATTTATGATGAAGAAGGAAATGTACAAGAATATCAACATGCATATGATCAAATAAACAAATATGATGATTTAAATAAACTTTTTGTTGTTGATAACCTTGATAAATTTATTGACATGGCCATTTATACATCACTTAATGCCAATATAATTGAAACTAGTAAAAATAATATTTCTAACTATATGATAAGTGGAGATTATATTTATAAATTAGCAACCTCTATTACTAGTGAAGCAGAGTTAAAAGAAATAATTAATAAGAATGTTATACCAAGAATTGACAATCTAGTGATTAAAGATGTTGCTAAAAAATGATTAACTAATTCTGACAACCAAACTTTAATGTGAAATTACTACAAACTATTCCAAGATAAAATTAAAAGTATGAAAGCTAGTCTTCATCAACTAGACATTGATGAAAAATCAATTTTTCCAATTAATGTATTATTTGGTAAAACAGTAATTATACCTGGAGAAAAAAACTATTGAAGTTCAGGAGTATCTTTTTCAAGTATCTCAACTAATAACGATTTAGCAAATGCAACTTCAGTATCAGCAAGTAGAAAACAACATCAAAATTCATTTGGATCAAATAAACTAAATAATTTTTATAGCGAATCAACAATTACAAAAATAAAATTGGTTAATGGAAACGAGGTTTCAGGTTTAAAAATTCAAGTAGCTCAACCATTAGCAAATAGATATAGATTGCGTGTTGGAGATACAATGTTTATGAGTGTAAATTCACTTAAAACAAATGAAATTGCAGATGTTAAAATACCAATAGTAATCTCTGGGTTTATGTCTAATGATTTAGTTACACAGAATGTTTATTTTGAAAAAACAGATTATTTTAGAGTTCTTAAAGAAACCTTAAAAAATAAAATTCTACATTTTAATACAACTAATGTTAAAGAAGAAACAAAAAATCCTTTATCACTAGGTCCTGCATGAACAAGTTATATAAAATTTTTAGATGACACTATTGAAAAATCAGATACATTAGGAAGCAATGATAATCTTGTTTTAAATAACTCTCAATTTTCAAAAGAAGATATTCCTGTAAACTTAAGATATTTAACTTTACCAAAAGTTTCAAATGACTTAGTACTTAACAAAATATCTGAATCACAAAGTATTAAAAGTGTTGAAAATGAAAGAACTGATATTTTAAGTTATTGAGATAACATTGACGGACCAAATGATTTCTGAAAATCAAAAAATGGTAAATATATTAATTCACTTTCAAATGACTTATATAACTATAGATTAATAAAAGAAGCTATTTTACTTAAAGCTGCACCATTCCAAAATATTATGAGAACTTTAGACCAAGCACTTGTAGGTATTGTGTTGTCAATTTCGTTAGTAATAATTACACTAATTCTATTTGAAAATAAAAATACAATTATATTATTTAAATCACTTGGTTATAAAACTAGAGAAATTAATAAATACTTAATTACAGGGTATGTACTTTCAGGAATAGTAGCATTAATTTTTGCACTTGTAGCAAATAATTTTATGATCAGTTATTTATCACAAACAATTTATGATGCTGTTGGTATATCACTGGTATATGTTCTAAGTTCTTCATATATTTTATATGGAGTAATATTAACAGCGTCATTCATACTGTTGATCCTTGGTTCAATTAAAATATATACAAGAAGACAAAACCCAAAAGAAGTAATTAAATAA
- a CDS encoding M17 family metallopeptidase: MIKINETKNEIKLIGVKDNSKNKLIKDKAGQITLISEDKTIYLVLKKDEETFIEQINSAIKAAISTIEFDLNIDIDSIHSVCQGVEKEEIIKNVYETIAFETHKGLSIAKKEKEINYNLIFKGDFKELIANLEIVCEYINYARDLQDTPPNIGTSEYYAEKLVSDAKDIKGLKVTVLGKKEAKNLKMGLFLGVNAGSAHEPRVVVIEYCSDDSKPKTGLVGKGICFDSGGYNLKSSNYMEGMKFDMSGAAIVLSATMALAKAGAKANIVAVGMFTDNKIGQNATLPDSVIESMTGKKVLIFDTDAEGRLVLADGISYVVKEKQVDQIIDASTLTGTVLFALGHNATGAFSHSNEMIEKLNKASEKSGERFWRLPIFKEHLKQVKKDAAPLADLTNACRVRYEDCSYAAAFLNEFAENKPFLHLDIAGTADKENKGQGVLVKTLFEMLK; this comes from the coding sequence ATGATTAAAATAAATGAAACAAAAAATGAAATTAAATTAATAGGAGTTAAAGATAACTCAAAAAATAAACTAATAAAAGATAAAGCAGGTCAAATTACATTGATCTCAGAAGACAAAACAATTTATTTAGTTTTAAAAAAAGATGAAGAAACTTTTATCGAACAAATTAATTCAGCAATTAAGGCTGCAATCAGTACAATTGAATTTGATTTAAATATCGATATTGATTCAATTCACAGTGTTTGTCAAGGTGTTGAAAAAGAAGAAATTATTAAAAATGTTTATGAAACAATTGCATTTGAAACTCATAAAGGATTATCAATTGCTAAAAAAGAAAAAGAAATTAATTACAATTTAATTTTTAAAGGTGATTTTAAAGAATTGATTGCTAACTTAGAAATAGTATGTGAATACATTAACTATGCTAGAGATTTACAAGATACACCACCAAACATTGGAACAAGTGAATATTATGCTGAAAAATTAGTTAGTGATGCTAAAGATATTAAAGGCTTAAAAGTAACTGTTTTAGGTAAAAAAGAAGCTAAGAATTTAAAAATGGGATTATTCTTAGGTGTTAATGCTGGATCAGCACACGAACCAAGAGTTGTTGTAATAGAATACTGTTCAGATGATTCTAAACCAAAAACTGGATTAGTTGGTAAAGGAATTTGCTTTGATTCAGGAGGATACAACCTAAAATCTTCTAATTATATGGAAGGTATGAAATTTGATATGTCAGGTGCTGCTATTGTTTTATCAGCAACTATGGCATTAGCAAAAGCAGGAGCAAAAGCAAACATTGTTGCTGTTGGAATGTTTACTGATAATAAAATTGGTCAAAATGCAACTTTACCAGATTCAGTAATTGAATCAATGACTGGTAAAAAGGTTTTAATTTTTGATACAGATGCTGAAGGAAGATTAGTTTTAGCTGATGGTATTAGTTATGTTGTTAAAGAAAAACAAGTTGATCAAATTATTGATGCTTCAACATTAACAGGAACTGTTTTATTCGCTTTAGGTCATAATGCAACAGGAGCGTTCTCACATTCTAATGAGATGATTGAAAAATTAAATAAAGCATCTGAAAAATCAGGTGAAAGATTCTGAAGACTACCAATTTTTAAAGAACATTTAAAACAAGTAAAAAAAGATGCAGCACCTTTAGCAGACTTAACAAATGCATGTAGAGTTAGATATGAAGATTGTTCATATGCTGCAGCGTTCTTAAATGAATTTGCCGAAAACAAACCATTTTTACACTTAGATATTGCAGGAACAGCAGATAAAGAGAATAAAGGTCAAGGTGTTTTAGTTAAAACATTATTTGAAATGTTGAAATAA
- a CDS encoding M17 family metallopeptidase, whose translation MITLNKKNHDIKLVAVAENKTNEFIKDSAGAVTFISEDKTIYLVIKQKGCRVKQIKAGLKAALASYKQNLNIDLDSIIAQLGEENKEIVFNTVYETIAFLSHDVVSYKKESKPSKTEFNIQTSKDFVELEKAAAIKTEFINYARDLQDTPPNIGTSEYYAEKISKDAEKIEGLKVTILGRKEAEKFGMGLFLGVNAGSAHEPRIIVMEYCGDTSKPKTGLVGKGICFDSGGYNLKPSASMLGMKFDMSGAVIMLSATMALAKAKAKANIVAVGMFTDNKIGQNATLPESVLTSMNGLTVEINNTDAEGRLVLADGMTYAIREKGAERIIEASTLTGALLIALGNSAIGAFTHFDDMWNTFEAASLKTRERMWRLPIYEEHLERVKAGALLGDLSNAVKGYEGSSTAAAFLNEFAEEKPFIHFDIAGTADIDGRGQGVLIKTLFEVLK comes from the coding sequence ATGATTACATTAAACAAGAAAAATCACGATATTAAATTAGTTGCAGTTGCTGAAAATAAAACTAATGAGTTTATCAAAGACAGTGCGGGAGCAGTTACTTTTATTTCAGAGGACAAAACAATCTATTTAGTTATTAAACAAAAAGGATGTAGAGTTAAACAAATTAAAGCTGGATTAAAAGCAGCACTAGCAAGTTACAAACAAAACCTTAACATTGATTTAGATTCAATTATTGCTCAATTAGGAGAAGAAAACAAAGAAATAGTTTTTAACACAGTTTATGAAACTATTGCATTCTTATCTCATGATGTTGTTTCATACAAAAAAGAATCAAAACCAAGTAAAACAGAATTTAATATTCAAACATCAAAAGATTTTGTTGAATTAGAAAAAGCAGCAGCAATTAAAACAGAATTTATTAATTATGCAAGAGACTTACAAGATACACCTCCAAACATTGGAACAAGTGAATACTATGCAGAAAAAATTTCAAAAGATGCAGAAAAAATTGAAGGCTTAAAAGTTACTATTTTAGGTAGAAAAGAAGCTGAAAAATTTGGAATGGGATTATTCTTAGGTGTTAATGCTGGATCAGCACACGAACCAAGAATTATTGTTATGGAATATTGTGGAGACACATCAAAACCAAAAACAGGATTAGTTGGTAAAGGAATTTGCTTTGACTCAGGAGGATATAACTTAAAACCTTCTGCTTCAATGTTAGGTATGAAATTTGATATGTCAGGAGCAGTTATTATGTTATCTGCAACTATGGCATTAGCAAAAGCAAAAGCAAAAGCAAACATTGTTGCTGTTGGAATGTTTACAGACAACAAAATTGGTCAAAATGCAACTTTACCAGAATCAGTATTAACTTCAATGAACGGATTAACTGTTGAAATTAATAATACAGATGCTGAAGGAAGATTAGTATTAGCTGATGGAATGACATATGCAATTAGAGAAAAAGGTGCTGAAAGAATTATTGAAGCATCAACTTTAACTGGAGCTTTATTAATAGCTTTAGGAAACTCAGCAATTGGAGCATTTACTCATTTTGATGATATGTGAAACACATTTGAAGCAGCATCATTAAAAACAAGAGAAAGAATGTGAAGATTACCAATCTATGAAGAACACTTAGAAAGAGTTAAAGCTGGAGCACTTTTAGGAGATCTTTCAAATGCTGTTAAAGGTTATGAAGGAAGTTCAACTGCAGCAGCATTCTTAAATGAATTTGCTGAAGAAAAACCATTTATTCACTTTGATATTGCTGGAACAGCTGATATTGATGGACGTGGACAAGGTGTTTTAATAAAAACATTATTTGAAGTTTTAAAATAA
- a CDS encoding M17 family metallopeptidase: protein MITINNKNEEYKLVAVSDNKLNLNIDDKPSKVSFISEIKTFYLVIKKDSMSDLRQLKLGLAEFVKQAKGDTNIDFKSICDLIPEVKSEIIFNVICDVISFETHKFVTYKKEIKNVKFNFNIEASNEYKILLQTNEIKNKYVNYARDLQDFPPNIGTSEFYGEKLKNDAAKIEGLTVTVLKNKELKALDMNLVLAVNQGSSHEANVIVLEYNNNSGGEKVALVGKGICFDTGGYDLKPSVFIEGMKFDMTGAAIVMSIAMALAEAKAKINFVAVGLFTDNKIGEKAILPESIVRSKNGLTVEINNTDAEGRLVLADGITYAIREKGADKVYDIATLTGATAMALGESASGVFTEYDEMWNELHKTSLYTTERFWRLPVFDEHKEQVQQDSELADLINSCKKGPGGSTAAAFLTFFAEDKKFLHIDCSRVVRVDLKGQGYIVKTMFELFKK, encoded by the coding sequence ATGATTACAATTAATAACAAAAATGAAGAATATAAATTAGTTGCTGTTTCAGATAATAAACTTAATTTAAATATTGATGATAAACCTAGTAAAGTAAGTTTTATTAGTGAAATTAAGACTTTTTATTTAGTAATTAAAAAAGATTCGATGTCTGACTTAAGACAATTAAAATTAGGTCTAGCAGAATTTGTTAAACAAGCAAAAGGTGATACTAATATTGACTTTAAAAGTATTTGCGATTTAATTCCTGAAGTTAAATCTGAAATCATATTTAATGTTATTTGCGATGTAATTTCTTTTGAAACACATAAATTTGTAACTTATAAAAAAGAAATAAAAAATGTTAAGTTTAATTTTAATATTGAAGCATCAAACGAATATAAAATATTATTACAAACAAATGAAATTAAAAATAAATATGTAAACTATGCAAGAGATTTACAAGATTTCCCACCAAACATTGGAACAAGTGAATTTTATGGTGAAAAGCTAAAAAATGATGCAGCAAAAATTGAAGGATTAACAGTTACTGTATTAAAAAATAAAGAATTAAAAGCCTTAGATATGAATCTTGTTTTAGCAGTTAATCAAGGATCAAGTCATGAAGCAAATGTTATTGTACTAGAATATAACAATAATTCAGGCGGTGAAAAAGTTGCACTTGTTGGTAAAGGGATTTGTTTTGATACAGGTGGATATGATCTAAAACCATCAGTGTTTATCGAAGGAATGAAATTTGATATGACTGGAGCAGCAATTGTAATGTCAATTGCCATGGCATTAGCAGAAGCAAAAGCTAAAATTAATTTTGTTGCAGTTGGATTGTTTACAGACAATAAAATTGGAGAAAAAGCAATCTTGCCAGAATCAATTGTTAGATCAAAAAATGGATTAACAGTTGAAATTAATAATACAGATGCTGAAGGAAGATTAGTATTGGCTGATGGAATTACTTATGCAATTAGAGAAAAAGGTGCTGATAAAGTCTATGATATTGCTACTTTAACAGGAGCTACTGCAATGGCACTTGGTGAGTCAGCATCAGGAGTATTTACTGAGTATGATGAAATGTGAAATGAATTACATAAAACTTCATTATACACAACTGAAAGATTTTGAAGATTACCTGTTTTTGATGAACATAAAGAACAAGTTCAACAAGATTCAGAACTTGCTGATTTAATAAATTCATGTAAAAAAGGTCCAGGTGGATCAACTGCAGCTGCATTCTTAACTTTCTTTGCTGAAGATAAAAAATTCTTACACATTGATTGTTCAAGAGTTGTAAGAGTTGATTTAAAAGGCCAAGGATACATTGTAAAGACAATGTTTGAGCTGTTTAAAAAATAA
- a CDS encoding adenylosuccinate synthase, whose protein sequence is MKKINSLVVVGSQWGDEGKGKMTDYFAQKADVVVRFAGGDNAGHIINFNGQKHKVTIIPSGIFNANVTSVIGNGCVVNLINLVKELKTIQASGVKLGKLLISDRAQLILPYHILIDGAQEDSRGARKIGTTKRGIGPTYQDKTARLGIRIADLEEKDFKETFKEIFDYQMMFLNKMFNVEPISFEETYKDLMEAYNVVKDCVTDTGIFVEKAIKDGKNVLFEGAQGALLDIDHGTYPFVTSSNTSANNASTGTGISHKLINNTLGVVKAYSTRVGAGAFPTELLNEIGDGIRERGHEYGSNTKRPRRVGWIDLVALKHAIRTSGIDYLFITLLDVLSGIDELMICDKYVLDNKEIEYVPSTTSKHERCSAKYISMPGWKENITQVKTFDELPTNAKNYLNKIAEICETEIAGFSVGPDRLQTVITKEIM, encoded by the coding sequence ATGAAAAAAATAAATTCATTAGTTGTAGTTGGAAGTCAATGAGGAGATGAAGGAAAAGGAAAAATGACAGACTATTTTGCTCAAAAAGCAGATGTTGTTGTCAGATTTGCTGGTGGAGATAATGCTGGACATATCATTAACTTTAATGGTCAAAAGCATAAAGTAACAATTATTCCATCAGGTATTTTTAATGCAAATGTTACAAGTGTTATTGGAAACGGTTGTGTAGTAAATTTAATCAATTTAGTTAAAGAATTAAAAACTATTCAAGCTAGTGGAGTTAAATTAGGTAAATTATTAATTTCAGATCGTGCTCAATTGATTCTACCTTACCATATTCTAATTGATGGTGCTCAAGAAGATTCAAGAGGGGCTAGAAAAATTGGAACAACAAAAAGAGGAATTGGTCCAACTTATCAAGATAAAACTGCAAGATTAGGAATTCGTATTGCTGATTTAGAAGAAAAAGACTTTAAAGAAACATTTAAAGAAATTTTTGATTATCAAATGATGTTTTTAAACAAAATGTTTAACGTTGAACCAATTAGCTTTGAAGAAACATATAAAGATTTAATGGAAGCATATAATGTTGTTAAAGATTGTGTTACAGATACTGGGATTTTTGTTGAAAAAGCAATTAAAGATGGTAAAAATGTATTATTTGAAGGTGCTCAAGGTGCTCTTTTAGATATTGATCATGGAACTTATCCTTTTGTTACAAGTTCAAATACTTCTGCAAACAATGCTTCAACAGGAACAGGAATTTCACATAAATTAATTAATAATACACTTGGAGTAGTTAAAGCTTATTCAACAAGAGTTGGTGCAGGTGCATTCCCAACAGAATTGCTTAATGAAATTGGTGATGGTATTAGAGAACGTGGCCATGAATATGGTTCAAATACAAAAAGACCAAGACGTGTTGGGTGAATTGATTTAGTTGCACTTAAGCATGCAATAAGAACTTCAGGAATTGATTACTTGTTTATTACTTTATTAGATGTTTTATCAGGAATTGATGAATTAATGATTTGTGATAAATACGTTTTAGATAATAAAGAAATTGAATATGTTCCATCAACAACATCAAAACATGAAAGATGTAGTGCAAAATACATTTCAATGCCAGGATGAAAAGAAAATATTACACAAGTTAAAACTTTTGATGAATTACCAACTAATGCAAAAAACTATTTAAATAAAATTGCTGAAATTTGTGAAACAGAAATAGCAGGTTTTTCAGTTGGACCAGACAGATTACAAACTGTAATTACTAAAGAAATAATGTAG
- the purB gene encoding adenylosuccinate lyase, with protein MINRYAIKKIEAIWNDEHKLNVWLEVEKKVVYAWMKLNVISEQEYLLIEKNAKINIDRMLEIEKETRHDIVAFTRAISETLGKEKKWIHLGLTSTDVVDTAQNKLIQMSNEIVMKSLIDLTKTLEAKAIKYINTLTMGRSHGIYGEPTSLGLKFLLWFDEINRQITRFELARKQIEVAKISGSMGNYANLEFEIEAIVAKEMNLEVDNISTQVTQRDRHAFLVSVFANIASTLEKIATEIRLFQRSEVQEWHEGFKTNQKGSSSMPHKKNPISSENITGLSRYIRSFTNTAFENNVLWHERDISHSSNERIILSDVYNVLVYSINRLKDTLDDLVIDEQKMLEHINSQYNVFYSQPILNYMLINCDKSREEIYDFIQKCTFETMNNKIDFKQSLISNGFDQYIKDISVLDEIFNINYFIRNVDKIYKRTLNK; from the coding sequence ATGATAAATAGATACGCAATAAAAAAAATAGAAGCAATATGAAATGATGAACACAAGTTGAATGTTTGACTTGAAGTTGAAAAAAAAGTCGTATATGCTTGAATGAAACTAAATGTTATTTCTGAACAAGAATACTTACTAATTGAAAAGAATGCAAAAATTAACATTGATAGAATGTTAGAAATTGAAAAAGAAACTCGTCATGATATTGTTGCATTTACAAGAGCAATATCAGAAACTTTAGGAAAAGAAAAAAAATGAATTCATTTAGGATTAACTTCAACTGATGTTGTTGATACTGCACAAAACAAATTAATACAAATGTCTAATGAAATTGTAATGAAGTCATTAATTGATTTAACAAAAACATTAGAAGCAAAAGCAATTAAATATATAAATACATTAACAATGGGAAGATCACATGGAATTTATGGTGAACCAACTTCACTCGGATTAAAGTTTTTATTATGATTTGATGAAATTAATCGACAAATTACTAGATTTGAATTAGCTAGAAAACAAATTGAAGTAGCAAAAATTTCAGGATCAATGGGTAACTATGCTAATTTAGAATTTGAAATTGAAGCAATCGTTGCTAAAGAAATGAACTTAGAAGTTGATAATATTTCAACACAAGTTACACAAAGAGATAGACATGCATTTTTAGTTAGTGTTTTTGCAAACATAGCTTCAACATTAGAAAAAATCGCAACTGAGATTCGATTATTTCAAAGAAGTGAAGTACAAGAGTGACATGAAGGATTTAAAACAAATCAAAAAGGTTCAAGCTCAATGCCACATAAAAAAAATCCAATTAGTTCAGAGAACATAACTGGATTATCAAGATATATTAGATCATTTACTAATACTGCATTTGAAAACAATGTTTTATGACATGAGAGAGACATATCACATAGTTCAAATGAAAGAATTATTCTTAGTGACGTATATAATGTTTTAGTTTATTCAATCAACAGACTAAAAGATACACTAGATGATTTAGTAATTGATGAACAAAAAATGCTTGAACATATTAATTCACAATATAATGTTTTTTACAGTCAACCAATTTTAAATTACATGCTTATTAATTGTGATAAATCTAGAGAAGAAATATATGACTTTATACAAAAATGTACATTTGAAACAATGAATAATAAAATTGATTTCAAACAATCATTAATCAGCAATGGTTTTGATCAGTACATTAAGGATATAAGTGTTCTTGATGAAATATTTAACATTAATTACTTCATTAGAAATGTTGATAAGATTTATAAGAGAACATTGAATAAATAA